DNA from Colletotrichum higginsianum IMI 349063 chromosome 7 map unlocalized unitig_7, whole genome shotgun sequence:
GATACGGAAAGATTCGAAGTGGATTGCTTCTGACTGCAATGGGCAGTTTGCGGTATCCTCCAAGAGGAACGCTTCCACCCCAGGCCATGGCGTAGATAGCCTCGGATTCAGTACCTTTGATGGTCATTGCCGCGAGTTGTCTCATCTCGGCTTCGTTGATTCCAGATGTTCCAGGTTGAGCAGCGGCTGTTTCGGCAATCCATTGAGAGGCAACGATGTGGTTTTTCAGCTCGTTCACGACGGATCCGTCTGCATCAGGGTGGAGCTGCGGAAGGACAAGCTGGGTGAGATTTTCAGCAGCGAAGGAAGCAATATCGACGTGGGCGAAGAGCTTCTTGTTGAGGAGGTCGAAGATTGCGATGGTGTCTCCGATCTTCAGAGGGTTGTTTTCGATCGACACAGACTGATGCGCATACTCGGCCACTAAGGTTCTTGCAAGTTCGGAAACCCGGGGCTTCATAAGCTCCCTGAGTTTGTCGATCTCGACCAGCATATCTTCATGCTCCTGGGTTGATCGTTAGCAACACGAGAGCATAGTCATGGCCAAAAAGTGCTGGGGAATTGGCGACAATCCACCCACCTGCTGAAGAGTCTTGTAGCCCATGCGTTGGCTGTCATAGGGCTGGAAATGATCTTCCCAGACCTTGCCAGATCTGGCAAGCTCATCATACTCCGGAGAAC
Protein-coding regions in this window:
- a CDS encoding Fic/DOC family protein, coding for MLSVFKRASGLHGRTSFSPIKQLAYGTCGKRLFSADSKEARLALLRKVYEPFSKLDKGSPEYDELARSGKVWEDHFQPYDSQRMGYKTLQQEHEDMLVEIDKLRELMKPRVSELARTLVAEYAHQSVSIENNPLKIGDTIAIFDLLNKKLFAHVDIASFAAENLTQLVLPQLHPDADGSVVNELKNHIVASQWIAETAAAQPGTSGINEAEMRQLAAMTIKGTESEAIYAMAWGGSVPLGGYRKLPIAVRSNPLRIFPYPAEVPACVNRFFSWRDSQHRSKEAHPLILACHMTAYFVHIHPFPDGNGRVSRMIMHDYMVRQGYLPVVMQDLDRKDYLRMIDGACNGNPREFITTVLSTQLDQLHTFYWRQRMGDGA